GGCGGGATTTTGATTGACTATAAATCCGTGAAACAGCAAGATTGCCGAGGTCCGTCCCTCTAATTTGGACATTCCTCGGCAATCTTGTATCTCTATTGATAAAGGAGTTGTTTGTATTGTTCTGGGAATATTTAACCGATATGTCGTATGTTCTGTTTTCGTTGATCGGCGGCATCGTCGCCATTGCCTATGTGTATGTCCGTAAATCTAGGAAGAGACGTGTTCGATAGCTTTCCGGCCGATATCCCTTCTATAGAACAAGCCTTTGCACTCTGCTTTAGCTAATTCTTTATAAACGGCTGTTTGCGCTTTTTCTACAGTGGGAGCAGAGGAAGCGACCAGTAACACTCTTCCTCCATTTGAAACAAGGGAACCGTCTTCTGTTAATTCAGTTCCTGCATGATAAACGAGTGTTTTATCATCCATCGACTTTTCAAGATCAGGCAGTGGGATCCCTTTCTCATAGGCACCCGGATACCCTTCTGCTGCCAGCACCACGCCAAGGACCGCGTCATCTGACCATTCCAAATCGACAGGCTTTCCTTCGATGATGTTCTTCACGACGAGAGCGAAATCAGAAGTCAGACGCGGCAGTACTACCTGCGTTTCAGGATCACCAAATCGTGCGTTGAATTCGATCACTTTCGGGCCCTCGCTTGTCAACATAAGCCCGGCATATAAAATCCCGGTAAATGAACGATCCTCTTTCACCATCGCTTGAGCAGTAGGGTAGAGGACCGTGGAAATCGCTTCTTGTACAACCTCTTCCGAAATATGCGGAACCGGGGAATACGCACCCATACCGCCCGTATTCGGACCTTGATCACCATCATAGGCGCGCTTATGATCCTGTGCGATCACCATTGGATATACCGACTCGCCCCTTACAAAAGCCATAAGTGAAAACTCTTCTCCAAACAAGCATTCTTCCACCACCACTTTCGAGGAGGCATCCCCGAACTTTTCATCCAGAAGCATTTCTTCTAATGCGCGGATGGCCTCTTCCTCTGTTTCCGCAACGACTACACCCTTGCCTGCCGCAAGTCCATCAGCCTTCACGACAATCGGCGCACCTGCTTCCTTCACATATTCAATCGCATTCTCCACGCTTGTGAACACTTCATACGATGCCGTCGGGATATTGTACTTTTTCATTAATTCTTTCGAGAACGATTTGCTTCCTTCGATGATGGCCGCTTCTTTGGTCGGTCCGAATATGTGCAGGCCTTCTTCCTGGAAGCGGTTGACGATTCCCTCAAGCAACGGATTTTCAGGACCGACAAACGTATACGCTATGTCTGCTTTCTTGGCAAAATCAATCAGTTCACTCACGTCGGATTCAGTGTACGGGAGGTTTGTTGCAATGCTCTCAATCCCTGCATTACCGGGCGCACAGAACACTTCAGTCACACTTTCACTTTCCGCTAACTTCTTGCATATGGCATGCTCGCGGCCGCCACGTCCGATGACTAATACTTTCATCTTGAAAAAGCCCCCTTTAAAGAAAACCTCTCCTGTGGTGCAGATGAGGAGAGGTTTATATGTGAAATGGATGAATTGAAAAGGATTCGCACTGGAAAGAGAAATAGAATGAAGGTCCGCCCCTCATTTCTCTTCCCCTGAACCAGTTAAGAATCTTGAAAGTCCTTTAATCATAAGGTTTGTACAGTTTGTTTCATTGGAGTATCGGTCACAACCCGAGGTCCGTCCCTCCCATTAATGTTTGAAGTGGCGGATGCCTGTCATGACCATGGTAATGCCGTATTGGTCTGCTTTTTTGATGGAGTCTTCGTCACGGATGGAGCCTCCAGGTTGGATGATGGCGGTGATGCCAGCTTTGGCAGCGGCTTCTACGGTGTCGTCCATAGGGAAGAATGCGTCAGATGCCATGGCGGCTCCTTTGGCTTTCACACCGGCTTGCTCGAGCGCGATGTTTGCAGCGCCTACGCGGTTCATCTGTCCCGCACCGACTCCAACTGTCATATGAGCATCTGTGACAACAATTGCGTTGGACTTCACATGCTTCACGACTTTCCAGCCGAGCTTCATAGCGTCCCATTCCGCTTCCGTCGGTTCACGCTTGGTCACGACTCTCAAATCTGCATCGTCAAGGGTGAACGTGTCATCCGCTTGAACAAGCAATCCACCTTCAACCGTCGTTAACTTCCGCTCGATTTTGTTTGTGGTTTCAAATGGAACCGTCAATAATCGGATATTCTTCTTGCCAGAAAGGATTTCAAAGGCTTCATCACTGAAAGCCGGCGCGATGACGATTTCCAGGAAGATTTCATGAAGCTGCTTCGCTGTGTCTTCATCCACCATACGATTCAACGCGACAATCCCTCCAAAAATGGATGTGGAATCTGCTTCATAGGCTTTCGAGAAGGCCTCATTGATCGTAGAACCAACACCTACACCACACGGGTTCATATGCTTCACTGCAACAGCCGCCGGTTCCGTGAACTCTTTTACAATTTGAAGGGCTGCATTGGCATCATTGATATTATTATAGGAAAGCTCTTTCCCGTGAAGCTGCCTTGCCATGGCCACTGAAAATTCAGAGCCGAGCGGCGCACGGTAGAACGAAGCTTGTTGATGAGGGTTTTCTCCATAACGGAGCGTTTGCTTTAATTCATACGTTCTTGTAAAGCGTTCAGGATTCTCTTCACCTGAGACGTCTGTCATGTATTCAGCAATGAATGAATCGTAAGCTGCCGTATGGCGGAATACCTTGGCGGCTAACTTGCGACGTTTTTCCAATGAGGGTTCACCATGAAGCTTTAATTCTGCAATGATTTCATCATAGTCCAACGCATCGACTACAACCGTTACATATTGATGATTCTTAGCAGCCGCACGAAGCATCGTCGGACCACCGATATCGATGTTCTCGATCGCTTCTTCTACACTGACATTCGGCTTTGCGATGGTTTGCTGGAACGGATAAAGGTTGACACATACGAGGTCGATCCCTTCGATCCCTTGTTCCTCCATCTGCCTGAGGTGACTTTCTTCCCCGCGTTTAGCAAGTAGTCCACCGTGGATATTGGGATGAAGGGTTTTTACACGACCTTCCAAAATTTCCGGGAATCCTGTTACCTCTTCCACTCCCATGACGTCTACGTCATTTTCCAATAGGAGCTTCTTCGTTCCTCCAGTCGAAATGATATCGTATCCCAATGTCTTCAATTCCTTTGCGAATTCGATGACACCACTTTTATCTGAAACACTGATCAATGCTCTCTTTTTCAATGTCTGATCCTCCTCTGCCTGCTGTTTTGCTGAAATTAATTCATTATTTTCAAACCCAAGGTCCGTCCCTCATCACTTTACCACACTACCAAGATAAAGCAACCATCCTTCCCCATCTCTAGTGACCGGTGGTGAGGAAGAGATGGTTCAGGGTGGTTGGGTAGAGGTGATGTTCGACATGCTGGATTTTGTCCTGCAGTGACTGCCTGGTTTCACCTGTTGTGACACGGACGATTTCCTGTGCGATGATTTCTCCTGTGTCCATTCCTGCGTCTACGAAATGGATCGTGACGCCGGTGATTTTCACTCCGCCTTCGATGGCTTGTCCGATGGCGTCTTTCCCTGGAAAAGAAGGAAGGAGTGAAGGATGGATATTGACGATCCTTCCACCGAAGCTTTCAAGGAGCGTTGGACCAATTAATCTCATATATCCTGCCAGTACAATAAAATCAACACCCAAATGAGCAAGCTCATTCAGGATTTCCTGTTCGAATGTCTGCTTGTTCTCATAGTCCTTTGCCCGAAAGACGAACGTCGGTATTCCTGCTGTTTGGGCACGGTGTATGACAAACGCGCCCGGCTGGTCACATACAAGAAGCCTGATATTCGCCTTAAGGGTTCCACTTTGGACCGCATCTACCAAGCTTTGAAAATTACTTCCGCTTCCTGATGCAAAAATGGCAATCTGTCTCATGACTCGCCCCCGTTATTGACATGCTCACCCTTCATTTAACGAACGAAGCGTACCCCTGTTCCTTTCGTCACACGTCCCATGATAAAGGCGTCTTCACCCTGTTCGTTGAAAAATTGAAGGATGTCTTCCGCTTCACTTTCTTCTACTGCTAACACAAATCCAATCCCCATGTTGAAAATGTTGTACATTTCACTCCGGGGGATGTCCCCATAGTGCTCAAGGGCAGTGAAGATTGTGGGAATATCCCAGCTGCCTTCTGTGATTTCAGCTCGCAATCCCTCTGGAAGCATCCGCGGAATATTCTCAATGAAGCCTCCGCCGGTGATATGGGACATCCCCTTGATGGAGAATCGTTTCAGCGCCGCCAGTACCGGTTTCACGTAAATCTTCGTCGGTGCAAGCAATGCTTCCTTTAGTGTGGTCCCGATTTCAGGGAGTGATTCTTCCAAAGAAAACGACTGATCTTCGAAGAATACTTTTCGCACTAAGGAGTACCCATTACTGTGTATACCACTGGAGCCCAGTCCTACTAACACATTTCCTTCAGAAATTTTCTCGCCTGTGATGATCTCTTTTTTTTCACAGGCCCCTACAGCGAAGCCGGCGATATCATATTCTTCATCTGAATACATACCCGGCATCTCGGCAGTCTCTCCGCCGATCAGCGCACAGCCCGCTGTTTCACATCCGTCCGCAATACCCTTTACAATACCTTCTATCTTCTCCGGGAGTGCTTTCCCGGTCGCTATATAATCTAAGAAATACAGTGGCTCCGCTCCCTGGACGACAATGTCATTCACACACATGGCCACACAATCGATCCCGATCGTATCGTGTTTGTCTGCCATGAAGGCAAGCTTCAGCTTCGTTCCGACTCCATCTGTACCCGAGACGAGCACGGGCTCACTCAAGTTCAAGGAAGATAAATCGAACATTCCTCCGAAGCTTCCCAATTGACCCAAAACGCCTTCACGGGCCGTTCGCTTCACATGTTTCTTGATCCGGTCGACGGATTCGTATCCCGCTTCGATATCTACTCCTGCCTGACGATACGCATTTGCCATCATGATTCCCCCTATTTCACTAACTCTTTTTCATGTGGATGAAGTGTATCCGGGTAGATTTCCGTTGGATACTTCCCTGTAAAGCAAGCCATGCATTGACCTCGGTTCTCTGATGAATCCTCACGGCCGATGGCTTTGATCACACCTTCCGGGCTCAAGAATGTCAGCGAGTCTGCTCCGATGATCTGGCGCATTTCCTCCACTGAATTCGAAGACGCGATCAGTTCTTCATGAGTAGATGTATCAATGCCGTAGAAGCAAGGATTCTTGATTGGCGGTGAGCTGATGCACACGTGAACTTCCTTCGCTCCCGCTTCCTTCAGCATGGTGACGATCCTCTTAGACGTCGTTCCCCGGACGATGGAATCATCCACCATGACGACGCGTTTCCCCTCTACCACCCCTCTTACAGGAGAAAGCTTCATCTTCACACCCTGCTCGCGAAGGGATTGTGAAGGCTGAATGAACGTACGTCCAACATAACGATTCTTGATGAGTCCCATTTCATACGGAATGCCTGAAGCTTCCGCATAGCCGATGGCACTTGAAATGCTCGAATCCGGCACACCTGTGACAACATCCGCTTTAATCGGTGCTTCATTCGCCAGTTCCATCCCCATCCGCTTTCTCGCGGAATGGACGTTGATGCCCTGGATGTTGCTGTCCGGTCGTGAGAAGTATACGTATTCCATCGTACACATCGCATTACCGCCTGAAAAACTAAACCGTTCTGAGGTCAATCCCTCATCATTGATGATCACAAGCTCCCCCGGCTCGATATCCCGTACAAATTCAGCGCCTACGATATCAAAGGCACATGTCTCAGACGCAACACAGTAAGCATCCCCAAGCTTACCGAGAGATAATGGACGAAGACCGTGTGGATCAAGCGCTACCATCATCTCTGTTTCTGTCATGACGACAAAGGCATAGGCACCTTTCAACATGGTCAGCGCATTTTTCACGCGGTCCTTCAAGTTGAAATAACCGCTTCGCTTGATTAAATGAGCCAGCACTTCTGTATCCGAGCTTGTTTGAAAAATACTCCCCTGTCCTTCAAGCTGATGCTTCAAGGCGTTCGCATTGACGAGATTCCCATTATGGGCAAGAGCCAGGCTGCCATTCTGCGAGTTAAAAAGGAGGGGCTGAACATTCTCGTAGCCTCCACCCCCGGCGGTCGCATAGCGCACATGACCGATGGCCGAATCGCCTTCAAGCTTCTCGATGGTGCCTTCCTGGAACACTTCCGTTACGAGGCCTTCCCCTTTTAGGCAGCGTAACTTGTCGCCGTCAGAAACGACGATCCCTGTTCCCTCTTGTCCCCTATGCTGCAGGCTATGGAGCCCGTAATACGTAATTTGTGCGGCATTGGGATGTCCCCATATCCCGAATACGCCACATTCTTCGTTTAAACCTTTGATTTCAGCAGGCATGGGATCGCTCCTTTCCAAGCTGACTCCAATTCTTCAACGGACGCTTCTAAAATGGTGTCCCCATTTGCCGATGACACCTTGATGGCTCCAAGGTCTGTCACGTCCCCAATGACCTTCGCATCCGGAACGAGCTTCTCAAACTCATTCTGGTTTTCCGATTTGACTGTAACGATGAACCGAGATTGAGTTTCACTGAAAAGGTCAGCCACATTGCTTTCTCCTGAAACGTGGACGTTTGCTCCCAATCCTTTTGTTCCAAAAGTGGATTCTGCAAGGGCGACGGCGAAACCACCTTCAGAGATATCATGGGCAGATGCCACAAGACCTTTCTGAATCGCTTCCAGCAGCTGCATTTGGCGGCGTAGCTCCGTCTGTAAATTGATCGTCGGTGCCTGACCAAAGATTTTCCCTTCTGTCAGCTTCTGAAGCTCACTTCCACCAAACTCTTCACGTGTTTCACCGATGACATAAATGGAGTCCCCGGCTTCCTTGAAGCTTTGAGTCGTAATATGGTCGATATCCTCAATCAAACCAACCATTCCTACAACAGGTGTGGGATAAACGGCTGTCCCCATGGATTCATTGTATAAAGAAACATTTCCACCGATGACTGGAGTCGACAGCTCTCGGCACGCCTCACTCATTCCTTCAACGGACTTCTCGATCTGCCAGAAGATTTCCGGTTTCTCAGGATTTCCGAAATTCAGGCAGTCGGTGATCGCAAGTGGGATCGCTCCTGAACATACGATATTACGAGCGGCCTCTGCTACCGCAATCTTCCCTCCAACTTCCGGATCCAGGTATAAATAACGGGAATTACAGTCAGTTGTCATGGCAAGGGCTTTTCTCGTGCCGCGTACCCGTACAACGGCTGCATCAGAACCCGGGCTCACAACCGTGCTCGTTCTCACCTGATGATCATATTGATCATATACCCACTCTTTGCTTGCGATCGTAGGCTGCTGTAACAATGCTTTAAGCGTATCTTTGTAATCTTCAACCTTTGGAGCAGGTGTTTCCATTGCTTGAAACTCTTTATAGTATGCCGCTTCCTGAGAAGGCTTGTGATAAACAGGTGCCTCTTCAGCAAGGGCATCCACCGGCACATCTGCCACAACCTCACCCTTGTGAAGAAGACGGAGGCGTTTATCGTCCGTTACCTTTCCGATGGAAACCGCTTCTAAGTCATATTTAGAAAAAAGATCGACAATCTCTTGCTCGCGACCTTTTTCCACGACGATCAGCATGCGTTCCTGTGATTCCGACAGCATCATTTCATATGCCGTCATGCCTCTTTCACGCTGCGGTACAAGATCAAGATCCATTTCGATTCCGGATCCCGCTTTACTTGCCATTTCAGCTGATGAACTTGTAAGACCGGCTGCTCCCATATCCTGAATGCCGACAAGGGCATCGTTCTGAACAAGCTCCAGACACGCTTCAAGTAATAATTTCTCCATGAATGGATCGCCCACTTGAACAGCCGGACGCTTCTCTTCCGATCCTTCATTTAATTCCTCGGATGCAAAGGTGGCTCCGTGAATGCCGTCACGACCTGTTTTCGCCCCGACATACATGACGGTATTCCCGACACCATGGGCCTGACCCTTTTTAATATCCTTATGGTCGATCAATCCGACACACATGGCGTTTACAAGGGGGTTTCCTTCGTAAGAGGCATCAAATTGAACTTCCCCGCCGACCGTCGGGATCCCGATACAGTTCCCATATCCTGCAATTCCGGCTACGACTTCTTTAAATAGATACTGAACACGAGGAGAATCCAACTCTCCAAAGCGTAAAGAGTTGAGGAGTGCGACAGGTCTTGCCCCCATCGAGAATACGTCTCGTATAATACCCCCGACGCCCGTTGCCGCTCCTTGATAAGGCTCGATTGCCGAAGGATGGTTGTGACTCTCGATTTTGAACACCACTGCTTGATCATCGCCAATATCAACAATCCCAGCTCCTTCTCCAGGTCCTTGAAGAACGCGTTCACCTGTCGTTGGGAATTTCATCAGTACAGGCTTCGAATTTTTATAGCTGCAATGCTCTGACCACATTACAGAGAAAAGACCGGTCTCTGTGTAGTTGGGCGTTCTTCCGAGGATGTTTTCCACCATTGAAAATTCTTCGTCTGTTAAACCCATTTCACGATAAAGCTGCTCTTCTTTCACTCTTGTTGAAGTTGGTTCAAGCATTAACGACATGTTTTTCCCTCCAGTGTTTCACAATCGATTGAAATAGTTTCTTCCCGTCTTCACTACCTAGTAAAGTGTCCATGGCGCGCTCCGGATGAGGCATCATTCCAAGAACATTTCCTGCTTCATTAGTGATTCCTGCAATATTCTCAACGCTCCCGTTCGGATTTTCATCCGTATACGTGAAGACAATTTGATTGTTTTCCTTAAGTGTGATCATCGTCTCTTCATCACAGAAGTAGTTTCCTTCACCGTGGGC
The DNA window shown above is from Rossellomorea vietnamensis and carries:
- the purH gene encoding bifunctional phosphoribosylaminoimidazolecarboxamide formyltransferase/IMP cyclohydrolase, with product MKKRALISVSDKSGVIEFAKELKTLGYDIISTGGTKKLLLENDVDVMGVEEVTGFPEILEGRVKTLHPNIHGGLLAKRGEESHLRQMEEQGIEGIDLVCVNLYPFQQTIAKPNVSVEEAIENIDIGGPTMLRAAAKNHQYVTVVVDALDYDEIIAELKLHGEPSLEKRRKLAAKVFRHTAAYDSFIAEYMTDVSGEENPERFTRTYELKQTLRYGENPHQQASFYRAPLGSEFSVAMARQLHGKELSYNNINDANAALQIVKEFTEPAAVAVKHMNPCGVGVGSTINEAFSKAYEADSTSIFGGIVALNRMVDEDTAKQLHEIFLEIVIAPAFSDEAFEILSGKKNIRLLTVPFETTNKIERKLTTVEGGLLVQADDTFTLDDADLRVVTKREPTEAEWDAMKLGWKVVKHVKSNAIVVTDAHMTVGVGAGQMNRVGAANIALEQAGVKAKGAAMASDAFFPMDDTVEAAAKAGITAIIQPGGSIRDEDSIKKADQYGITMVMTGIRHFKH
- the purD gene encoding phosphoribosylamine--glycine ligase gives rise to the protein MKVLVIGRGGREHAICKKLAESESVTEVFCAPGNAGIESIATNLPYTESDVSELIDFAKKADIAYTFVGPENPLLEGIVNRFQEEGLHIFGPTKEAAIIEGSKSFSKELMKKYNIPTASYEVFTSVENAIEYVKEAGAPIVVKADGLAAGKGVVVAETEEEAIRALEEMLLDEKFGDASSKVVVEECLFGEEFSLMAFVRGESVYPMVIAQDHKRAYDGDQGPNTGGMGAYSPVPHISEEVVQEAISTVLYPTAQAMVKEDRSFTGILYAGLMLTSEGPKVIEFNARFGDPETQVVLPRLTSDFALVVKNIIEGKPVDLEWSDDAVLGVVLAAEGYPGAYEKGIPLPDLEKSMDDKTLVYHAGTELTEDGSLVSNGGRVLLVASSAPTVEKAQTAVYKELAKAECKGLFYRRDIGRKAIEHVSS
- the purM gene encoding phosphoribosylformylglycinamidine cyclo-ligase; the encoded protein is MANAYRQAGVDIEAGYESVDRIKKHVKRTAREGVLGQLGSFGGMFDLSSLNLSEPVLVSGTDGVGTKLKLAFMADKHDTIGIDCVAMCVNDIVVQGAEPLYFLDYIATGKALPEKIEGIVKGIADGCETAGCALIGGETAEMPGMYSDEEYDIAGFAVGACEKKEIITGEKISEGNVLVGLGSSGIHSNGYSLVRKVFFEDQSFSLEESLPEIGTTLKEALLAPTKIYVKPVLAALKRFSIKGMSHITGGGFIENIPRMLPEGLRAEITEGSWDIPTIFTALEHYGDIPRSEMYNIFNMGIGFVLAVEESEAEDILQFFNEQGEDAFIMGRVTKGTGVRFVR
- the purF gene encoding amidophosphoribosyltransferase, with amino-acid sequence MPAEIKGLNEECGVFGIWGHPNAAQITYYGLHSLQHRGQEGTGIVVSDGDKLRCLKGEGLVTEVFQEGTIEKLEGDSAIGHVRYATAGGGGYENVQPLLFNSQNGSLALAHNGNLVNANALKHQLEGQGSIFQTSSDTEVLAHLIKRSGYFNLKDRVKNALTMLKGAYAFVVMTETEMMVALDPHGLRPLSLGKLGDAYCVASETCAFDIVGAEFVRDIEPGELVIINDEGLTSERFSFSGGNAMCTMEYVYFSRPDSNIQGINVHSARKRMGMELANEAPIKADVVTGVPDSSISSAIGYAEASGIPYEMGLIKNRYVGRTFIQPSQSLREQGVKMKLSPVRGVVEGKRVVMVDDSIVRGTTSKRIVTMLKEAGAKEVHVCISSPPIKNPCFYGIDTSTHEELIASSNSVEEMRQIIGADSLTFLSPEGVIKAIGREDSSENRGQCMACFTGKYPTEIYPDTLHPHEKELVK
- the purN gene encoding phosphoribosylglycinamide formyltransferase, which translates into the protein MRQIAIFASGSGSNFQSLVDAVQSGTLKANIRLLVCDQPGAFVIHRAQTAGIPTFVFRAKDYENKQTFEQEILNELAHLGVDFIVLAGYMRLIGPTLLESFGGRIVNIHPSLLPSFPGKDAIGQAIEGGVKITGVTIHFVDAGMDTGEIIAQEIVRVTTGETRQSLQDKIQHVEHHLYPTTLNHLFLTTGH
- the purL gene encoding phosphoribosylformylglycinamidine synthase subunit PurL, with the translated sequence MSLMLEPTSTRVKEEQLYREMGLTDEEFSMVENILGRTPNYTETGLFSVMWSEHCSYKNSKPVLMKFPTTGERVLQGPGEGAGIVDIGDDQAVVFKIESHNHPSAIEPYQGAATGVGGIIRDVFSMGARPVALLNSLRFGELDSPRVQYLFKEVVAGIAGYGNCIGIPTVGGEVQFDASYEGNPLVNAMCVGLIDHKDIKKGQAHGVGNTVMYVGAKTGRDGIHGATFASEELNEGSEEKRPAVQVGDPFMEKLLLEACLELVQNDALVGIQDMGAAGLTSSSAEMASKAGSGIEMDLDLVPQRERGMTAYEMMLSESQERMLIVVEKGREQEIVDLFSKYDLEAVSIGKVTDDKRLRLLHKGEVVADVPVDALAEEAPVYHKPSQEAAYYKEFQAMETPAPKVEDYKDTLKALLQQPTIASKEWVYDQYDHQVRTSTVVSPGSDAAVVRVRGTRKALAMTTDCNSRYLYLDPEVGGKIAVAEAARNIVCSGAIPLAITDCLNFGNPEKPEIFWQIEKSVEGMSEACRELSTPVIGGNVSLYNESMGTAVYPTPVVGMVGLIEDIDHITTQSFKEAGDSIYVIGETREEFGGSELQKLTEGKIFGQAPTINLQTELRRQMQLLEAIQKGLVASAHDISEGGFAVALAESTFGTKGLGANVHVSGESNVADLFSETQSRFIVTVKSENQNEFEKLVPDAKVIGDVTDLGAIKVSSANGDTILEASVEELESAWKGAIPCLLKSKV
- a CDS encoding EYxxD motif small membrane protein → MFWEYLTDMSYVLFSLIGGIVAIAYVYVRKSRKRRVR